A single Lolium perenne isolate Kyuss_39 chromosome 6, Kyuss_2.0, whole genome shotgun sequence DNA region contains:
- the LOC127338774 gene encoding basic blue protein encodes MAVRRSMSGSIGAVVLGLMLALCFATTLVCGERDWTVGEGGGWTFGVAGWENGKPFSAGDALVFKYNPSMHNVVEVDEAGYNSCTAGAGARTYTSGNDNIRLSGGKTFYICSFPGHCQGGMKIAVATQ; translated from the exons ATGGCTGTGCGAAGAAGCATGAGCGGCAGCATCGGCGCCGTTGTTCTCGGGCTGATGCTGGCCCTGTGCTTTGCGACGACCCTCGTCTGCGGGGAGAGGGACTGGACCGTCGGCGAGGGCGGCGGCTGGACCTTCGGCGTGGCCGGCTGGGAGAACGGCAAGCCCTTCTCGGCCGGCGATGCGCTCG TGTTCAAGTATAATCCGAGCATGCACAACGTGGTTGAGGTGGACGAAGCTGGGTACAACTCGTGCACGGCCGGCGCCGGTGCCAGGACCTACACCTCCGGCAACGACAATATCAGGCTCTCCGGTGGCAAGACCTTTTACATCTGCAGCTTTCCTGGCCACTGCCAGGGAGGGATGAAAATCGCCGTCGCGACCCAGTAG
- the LOC127338775 gene encoding basic blue protein, which translates to MARPIIGSLSSIVLVLILAWSIGTIAVRGYNTRKWTVGGDKGWSFGVAGWENDKPIQAGDMLVFKYKPGAHNVVEVDVAGYMECKAPDGAKVYSTGNDSFEMPGGKAYYICSIPGHCEKGMRIGIPPR; encoded by the exons ATGGCACGACCAATCATCGGCAGCTTGAGCTCTATCGTTCTCGTGCTGATTCTGGCATGGTCCATCGGGACAATCGCCGTCCGTGGCTACAACACAAGGAAGTGGACCGTCGGCGGCGACAAGGGTTGGAGCTTCGGCGTCGCCGGCTGGGAGAACGACAAGCCAATCCAGGCCGGCGACATGCTAG TGTTCAAGTACAAACCGGGAGCACACAACGTGGTGGAGGTGGATGTGGCTGGGTACATGGAGTGCAAGGCCCCCGACGGCGCCAAGGTTTACTCCACCGGCAACGACAGCTTCGAGATGCCCGGCGGCAAGGCCTACTACATCTGCTCCATTCCCGGCCACTGCGAGAAAGGCATGAGGATAGGCATACCGCCTAGATAG